A DNA window from Enterobacter asburiae contains the following coding sequences:
- a CDS encoding DotU family type VI secretion system protein: MQERQDTGSDAAFTGASSNNQLVAAANPLLNAIPQIRHSVSHDDQVALRQRLIDEIRRFEVRCQQAGLPYEVIVGARYCLCTALDEAAALTPWGSSGVWSSNGLLVTFHNETWGGEKFFQLLARLSQNPREHILLLEMINYCLLLGFEGRYRVLDNGRTQLETIKQRLWQMIRGVRGSYPPPLSPHPEDRPVLRKLWRPMVPLWACVALAGFIACLFYIVLNWRLGDNTNPVLAKIYQSQLPETTIQQPARQLPAVLNLRGFLKPEIEAGLVAVKDEADRSVVILKGDGLFASASTVVRDRYEPVINRIAQAMNNVSGKILVVGYSDNVPIRSARFASNYELSLERARSVQKMLQGSLSQPGRVKAEGRGEINPVAPNTTPENRARNRRVEITLLVSPENTQAELNGLPQGN, translated from the coding sequence ATGCAGGAACGACAGGACACCGGCAGTGATGCCGCGTTTACCGGAGCCAGTAGCAACAACCAGCTGGTGGCGGCCGCCAATCCGCTGCTCAACGCGATTCCGCAGATCCGTCATTCGGTCTCCCATGACGATCAGGTGGCGTTACGCCAGCGTCTGATCGATGAGATTCGCCGTTTCGAAGTCCGCTGTCAGCAGGCGGGGCTGCCCTACGAAGTGATCGTCGGGGCGCGTTACTGCCTGTGTACGGCGCTCGATGAGGCCGCCGCGCTCACCCCCTGGGGCAGCAGCGGCGTCTGGTCAAGCAACGGTCTGCTGGTGACCTTCCACAACGAAACCTGGGGCGGCGAGAAGTTCTTCCAGCTGCTGGCGCGCCTGTCGCAGAACCCGCGCGAGCATATCCTGCTGCTGGAGATGATCAACTACTGCCTGCTGCTGGGCTTCGAAGGACGCTATCGGGTGCTGGATAATGGCCGCACGCAGCTTGAAACCATCAAGCAGCGGCTGTGGCAGATGATCCGCGGCGTGCGCGGCAGCTATCCGCCGCCGCTTTCTCCCCATCCGGAAGATCGTCCGGTACTGCGCAAGCTCTGGCGGCCGATGGTTCCCCTGTGGGCCTGCGTGGCGCTGGCCGGGTTTATCGCCTGCCTGTTTTATATCGTGCTTAACTGGCGCCTTGGCGATAACACCAACCCGGTGCTGGCGAAGATTTACCAGTCCCAGCTGCCGGAAACCACTATTCAGCAGCCGGCCCGTCAGCTTCCGGCGGTGCTGAACCTGCGCGGCTTCCTGAAGCCTGAAATCGAGGCGGGCCTGGTCGCGGTGAAAGACGAAGCGGATCGCAGCGTCGTTATCCTGAAGGGCGACGGGCTGTTTGCCTCCGCCTCTACCGTCGTGCGTGACCGCTATGAACCGGTCATCAACCGCATTGCGCAGGCGATGAATAACGTCAGCGGCAAAATTCTGGTGGTGGGCTACAGCGACAACGTGCCGATCCGCAGCGCGCGCTTTGCCTCGAACTATGAACTCTCTCTGGAACGCGCCCGCTCGGTACAGAAAATGCTGCAGGGAAGCCTCTCTCAGCCTGGCCGCGTGAAAGCGGAAGGGCGGGGCGAGATTAACCCGGTGGCGCCGAACACGACGCCTGAAAACCGCGCCCGTAACCGCCGTGTGGAAATTACTCTGCTGGTGTCGCCTGAAAACACTCAGGCTGAGCTGAACGGATTGCCGCAAGGAAACTAA
- the tssJ gene encoding type VI secretion system lipoprotein TssJ encodes MNNKNFHKLWLFFYAVIFALVSGCTSSSHSDPSRYNLQFQAHPQINESAPLKVRVLLLKSDADFMSSDFYSLQNNASATLGANLLNSDVFFLMPGQLSKTLSGQSSPEARYIGVMAEYQMLDGKKWRVSLPLPVPGENHIYQFWKWSADELQANVFLDVNGIRVISQ; translated from the coding sequence ATGAATAATAAAAATTTTCATAAGCTGTGGTTATTCTTTTACGCGGTGATTTTCGCCCTGGTCAGTGGTTGTACGTCGTCTTCACACAGCGACCCCTCCCGCTACAATCTGCAGTTTCAGGCTCATCCACAAATCAACGAATCTGCGCCGCTTAAGGTCCGGGTGTTGTTGCTGAAATCCGATGCGGATTTCATGTCCAGCGACTTCTACTCCCTGCAGAACAACGCGTCAGCCACGCTAGGCGCGAATCTGCTGAACAGCGACGTGTTCTTCCTGATGCCGGGACAGCTGTCCAAAACCCTCAGCGGGCAAAGCTCTCCGGAGGCCCGCTACATCGGCGTGATGGCGGAGTATCAGATGCTGGATGGCAAAAAATGGCGCGTTTCACTCCCTCTGCCTGTGCCTGGCGAAAATCATATCTACCAGTTCTGGAAATGGTCCGCGGATGAACTTCAGGCCAACGTTTTTCTCGACGTGAACGGCATTCGGGTCATCAGCCAGTAA
- the tssM gene encoding type VI secretion system membrane subunit TssM → MLTTLLSILTNRILWSFLGVTALAAVIWMIGPLLSIVDTRPLESEQNRIISIAVVYLLWAQGHILPRLYNAWLNRKLMDKLKENTASPEAADPQKRLNSEEQILASRFDEAAQMLKKAHFSKAGQGAQWTQRFSTQYLYQLPWYVIIGAPGSGKTTALVNSGLQFPLADRFGKTALRGIGGTRNCDWWFTNEAVLLDTAGRYTTQESEQVQDAGEWLEFMGLLRKYRRRQPINGVIITISISDLLTQSAEASRQQAVNLRQRLSELHEQLGIRFPVYVMVTKADLLKGFRAWFADYDKAQRDQIWGFTLPWEQTKHADYDLMGNFQQEFSLLQQRLDAGLPETMLKEHDAKTRAEAYLFPQEFAALRPLLADYLSTVFARSNFETEFSPRGIYFASGTQEGMPFDRVMGELNRALSLPEGGEADNWDSVSKEAPIPGAKGQSFFIKNLLQNVIFQEAGIAGENRWWELRNRAVIWSGYAALLALLVILGGLWLTSYAKNKAYLEEVDAKVPLLDQQSKALQNQTQRDLFDLLPLLNGLVDLPKSDAFDVNDPPVSRRMGLYRGDDVSDASQSLYQKALDQMLLPAVAMHITTWLRNDNGSDVEYSYEALKAYQMLYQPKHYDGKFLHSWVMLNLQRNLPQNVTKAQLQQLEWHLTQLLEPKIQASPYAQDESLVARERAMINQQPLSTRVYGRLKRLLEHDDNLKPVSLSDLGGPQSELVFSRKSGKPVSEGVPGLYTPDGYWKSFNGQIDSVTTALHEDDAWVLGAATAQEDKQQIDNAVRQLYMRDFIANWDRFLADIQLNNSADLSQRINTARLLSGANSPLRRLVQNLSQVLTLSRNAPAPEDADKAQAQSNRATRTLEALFSNNDAAPTQAAVVTQAPEQLVTDHYAPMIELAQPLEKGGKTIVFDDFLKQVDELYRYLTAVQDAANSGMPAPGGEAISRLQASAGRLPGGLQTMFSNMAVGASSDTQRRDLENVRKRINVEVGGFCRQAIAGRYPLVRSASTEVTPDDLARMFAPGTGLMDAFFRDNLTNKVDTTQANWRFMPGIDGKTLPGSEGLLRPFQQAQSIRDAFFANGATTPSFKVTVRTVRMDNSILNLTLDVDGQLLRYSHGPQAVQIMNWPGPGGTNQVRMQLGLANGSTATLVTNGAWALNRFFDKASTSPGAGSLSRQATFNVDGHQVTLEFAPNSIRNPFQLPRFSCP, encoded by the coding sequence ATGCTGACTACACTTCTTTCCATCTTGACCAACCGCATTCTGTGGAGCTTCCTCGGCGTAACGGCGCTTGCGGCGGTGATCTGGATGATTGGTCCCCTGTTGTCCATCGTGGACACCCGACCGCTTGAGTCTGAGCAGAACCGCATTATCAGCATTGCCGTGGTCTATCTGCTCTGGGCGCAGGGCCACATTCTGCCGCGCCTGTACAATGCCTGGCTGAACCGCAAGCTGATGGACAAGCTCAAAGAGAACACCGCCAGCCCGGAAGCGGCGGATCCGCAGAAGCGGCTGAACAGCGAGGAGCAGATCCTCGCCAGCCGCTTTGATGAAGCCGCGCAGATGCTTAAAAAAGCGCACTTCAGCAAAGCGGGCCAGGGCGCCCAGTGGACGCAGCGCTTCAGCACGCAATATCTCTATCAGCTGCCGTGGTACGTCATTATCGGCGCGCCGGGTTCCGGTAAAACCACGGCGCTGGTTAACTCCGGGCTGCAGTTCCCGCTGGCCGATCGCTTCGGTAAAACCGCGCTGCGGGGCATTGGCGGCACGCGTAACTGCGACTGGTGGTTTACCAATGAAGCGGTGCTGCTGGACACGGCGGGCCGCTACACCACCCAGGAGAGCGAGCAGGTGCAGGATGCCGGCGAATGGCTGGAGTTCATGGGGTTACTGCGCAAGTATCGCCGCCGCCAGCCGATCAACGGCGTCATCATCACCATCAGCATTTCTGACCTGCTCACCCAGTCCGCCGAGGCGTCCCGCCAGCAGGCGGTGAACCTGCGCCAGCGTCTGTCCGAGCTGCATGAACAGCTGGGTATTCGCTTCCCCGTCTACGTGATGGTGACCAAGGCCGACCTGCTTAAAGGCTTCCGCGCCTGGTTTGCCGACTACGACAAAGCGCAGCGCGACCAGATCTGGGGCTTTACGCTGCCGTGGGAGCAAACCAAACACGCCGATTACGACCTGATGGGCAACTTCCAGCAGGAGTTTTCTCTGCTCCAGCAGCGCCTTGATGCCGGGCTGCCGGAAACCATGCTGAAAGAGCATGACGCGAAAACCCGCGCTGAAGCGTATCTCTTCCCGCAGGAGTTCGCCGCGCTGCGTCCGCTGCTGGCGGATTACCTGAGCACGGTCTTCGCCCGCTCCAACTTTGAAACCGAGTTCTCTCCGCGCGGGATCTACTTCGCCAGCGGGACGCAGGAAGGTATGCCGTTCGACCGCGTGATGGGCGAACTGAACCGCGCGCTGTCGCTGCCGGAAGGGGGAGAGGCGGATAACTGGGATTCGGTCAGCAAAGAAGCGCCTATCCCGGGGGCAAAAGGTCAGAGTTTCTTCATTAAGAACCTGCTGCAAAACGTCATCTTCCAGGAAGCCGGGATCGCGGGCGAAAACCGCTGGTGGGAGCTGCGCAACCGGGCGGTGATCTGGTCCGGCTACGCGGCGCTGCTGGCCCTGCTGGTCATCCTCGGCGGTCTGTGGCTGACCAGCTATGCCAAAAACAAGGCCTATCTGGAAGAGGTGGATGCGAAGGTGCCGCTGCTGGACCAGCAGAGCAAAGCGCTGCAGAACCAGACCCAGCGTGACCTGTTCGATCTGCTGCCGCTGCTGAACGGTCTGGTGGACCTGCCGAAAAGCGACGCGTTTGATGTAAACGATCCGCCCGTCTCCCGCCGTATGGGGCTCTATCGCGGAGATGACGTCAGCGATGCCTCGCAGTCTCTGTACCAGAAAGCGCTGGATCAGATGCTGTTGCCTGCCGTCGCTATGCACATCACCACCTGGCTGCGCAACGACAACGGTAGCGATGTGGAATATAGCTATGAAGCGCTGAAAGCCTATCAGATGCTGTATCAGCCGAAGCACTACGACGGTAAATTCCTGCATTCGTGGGTGATGCTCAACCTGCAGCGAAATCTGCCGCAGAACGTCACGAAGGCGCAGCTGCAGCAGCTTGAATGGCACCTGACGCAGCTGCTGGAACCGAAAATCCAGGCCTCGCCGTACGCGCAGGATGAATCTCTGGTGGCCCGCGAAAGAGCGATGATCAATCAGCAGCCGCTCTCCACGCGCGTATACGGTCGTCTCAAACGCCTGCTGGAGCATGATGACAACCTCAAGCCGGTCTCCCTTTCCGACCTGGGCGGACCGCAGAGCGAGCTGGTGTTTTCACGCAAAAGCGGCAAGCCGGTGAGCGAAGGCGTGCCGGGTCTGTATACGCCGGACGGCTACTGGAAAAGCTTTAACGGCCAGATTGACAGCGTCACCACCGCCCTGCATGAAGACGACGCCTGGGTGCTGGGGGCCGCGACGGCGCAGGAAGATAAACAGCAGATCGATAACGCCGTGCGCCAGCTCTACATGCGCGATTTTATCGCGAACTGGGATCGCTTCCTCGCCGACATTCAGCTCAATAACAGCGCCGATCTCTCCCAGCGCATCAACACCGCGCGCCTGCTCTCCGGCGCAAACTCGCCTCTGCGCCGTCTGGTGCAGAACCTGAGCCAGGTCCTGACGCTGTCACGCAATGCGCCAGCGCCGGAAGATGCGGATAAAGCGCAGGCGCAGAGCAACCGCGCCACCCGCACGCTGGAAGCGCTGTTCAGCAACAATGACGCTGCGCCGACCCAGGCCGCCGTGGTCACCCAGGCGCCGGAACAGCTGGTCACCGACCACTACGCGCCGATGATTGAGCTGGCGCAGCCGCTGGAAAAGGGCGGGAAGACCATCGTGTTTGATGATTTTCTCAAGCAGGTGGATGAGCTCTATCGCTACCTGACCGCCGTCCAGGACGCGGCCAACAGCGGTATGCCGGCACCGGGCGGCGAGGCGATCAGCCGCCTGCAGGCCAGCGCCGGTCGCCTGCCGGGCGGGCTGCAAACCATGTTCAGCAATATGGCGGTGGGCGCCAGCAGCGATACCCAGCGCCGCGACCTCGAAAACGTGCGGAAGCGGATTAACGTTGAGGTGGGCGGATTCTGCCGTCAGGCAATCGCCGGCCGTTACCCGCTGGTGCGCAGCGCCAGCACCGAGGTCACCCCTGACGATCTCGCGCGCATGTTTGCGCCGGGAACCGGGCTGATGGACGCTTTCTTCCGCGACAATCTGACCAATAAGGTGGATACCACCCAGGCAAACTGGCGCTTTATGCCGGGCATCGACGGGAAAACGCTGCCGGGAAGTGAAGGGCTGCTGAGACCGTTCCAGCAGGCCCAGTCGATTCGCGACGCTTTCTTTGCTAATGGCGCCACGACGCCGTCCTTCAAGGTGACGGTTCGAACCGTGCGAATGGATAACTCCATTCTGAACCTGACGCTGGACGTCGACGGCCAGCTGCTGCGCTACAGCCACGGCCCACAGGCCGTACAGATCATGAACTGGCCGGGGCCGGGCGGCACCAACCAGGTACGCATGCAGCTGGGGCTGGCGAACGGCAGCACGGCGACGCTGGTCACCAACGGCGCCTGGGCGCTCAACCGCTTCTTCGATAAAGCGAGCACCAGCCCGGGCGCGGGTAGCCTGAGCCGTCAGGCTACCTTCAACGTCGACGGACATCAGGTCACGCTGGAGTTTGCGCCAAACAGCATACGTAACCCGTTCCAGCTTCCCCGTTTCTCATGCCCATAA
- the tssK gene encoding type VI secretion system baseplate subunit TssK has product MTKAEKVVWTEGMFLRPHHFQRTESYLLNHVREWGALQRSYLWGFLDVELDEAMLRQGCIALSYCSGLLPDGTFFQVRNGRNGPAPLKIPDNLTNEKVVLALPVRRGEREEVIFSEEPASLARFIAFEQEVEDDNAMSVGDATVQFGRLRLTLMLEKDLTAEWTAIGVAFVTEKRNDNHVRLDNSYIPPMLNANNSPQIYSMINDLHGLLVQRSQQIGGRLRQPGRFNTSELIEFTLLSLVNRHLGEVSHLKTLPLLHPETLWRSWLPFATELATWTSQRTAESVLPIYDHDDLANCFSKLMLMLRQGLSLVMEDHAIQLPLNERSHGLNIATVPETSMVREFGFVLAVKANVPGEHLQTHFPAQMKVAPVSKIRDLVQLQLPGIMLRAMPVAPPQIPWHAGYSYFELEKGSELWHEMDKSGAFALHLAGEFPGLDMEFWAIRSPTE; this is encoded by the coding sequence ATGACGAAAGCAGAAAAGGTCGTCTGGACCGAAGGCATGTTCCTGCGTCCACACCATTTTCAGCGGACTGAAAGCTATCTGCTCAACCATGTTCGTGAATGGGGCGCGCTACAGCGGTCATATCTCTGGGGCTTTCTTGACGTGGAACTGGATGAAGCGATGCTTCGTCAGGGATGCATTGCCCTGAGCTACTGCAGCGGCTTGCTGCCGGACGGCACCTTTTTCCAGGTGCGTAACGGGCGCAACGGCCCTGCGCCGCTGAAAATTCCTGACAATCTCACCAACGAAAAGGTGGTGCTCGCGCTGCCGGTTCGTCGTGGCGAGAGAGAAGAGGTGATTTTTAGCGAAGAGCCGGCCTCGCTGGCGCGCTTCATCGCTTTCGAGCAAGAGGTGGAAGACGACAACGCCATGTCGGTGGGGGATGCCACCGTCCAGTTTGGCCGTCTGCGTCTGACCCTGATGCTGGAAAAAGACCTCACGGCGGAATGGACCGCCATCGGCGTGGCGTTTGTGACGGAGAAACGTAACGACAACCACGTGCGGCTCGATAACAGCTACATCCCGCCGATGCTCAACGCTAACAACAGCCCGCAGATCTACAGCATGATCAACGATCTGCACGGTCTGCTGGTGCAGCGCAGCCAGCAAATTGGCGGTCGTCTGCGCCAGCCTGGCCGCTTTAACACCTCCGAACTGATTGAGTTCACGCTGCTGTCGCTGGTTAACCGTCATCTGGGCGAGGTTTCTCATTTAAAAACCCTCCCGCTGCTGCATCCGGAAACGCTCTGGCGCAGCTGGCTGCCGTTTGCGACCGAGCTCGCCACCTGGACGTCGCAGCGTACCGCCGAAAGCGTGCTGCCGATTTACGATCATGACGATCTGGCTAACTGCTTCAGCAAACTGATGCTGATGCTGCGTCAGGGGCTGTCGCTGGTGATGGAAGACCACGCAATTCAGCTGCCGCTGAACGAACGCTCCCACGGCCTGAACATCGCCACGGTGCCTGAAACCAGCATGGTGCGCGAGTTCGGCTTCGTGCTGGCGGTTAAAGCCAATGTGCCAGGCGAACACCTGCAAACCCATTTCCCGGCGCAGATGAAGGTCGCGCCGGTCTCGAAAATCCGCGATCTGGTTCAGCTTCAGCTGCCGGGCATTATGCTGCGCGCCATGCCGGTCGCGCCGCCGCAGATCCCGTGGCATGCCGGCTACAGCTACTTTGAACTGGAGAAGGGCAGCGAGCTGTGGCACGAGATGGATAAGTCCGGCGCATTCGCCCTGCATCTTGCAGGGGAGTTCCCGGGGCTGGATATGGAGTTTTGGGCCATCCGTAGCCCGACAGAATAA